In Ptychodera flava strain L36383 chromosome 17, AS_Pfla_20210202, whole genome shotgun sequence, one genomic interval encodes:
- the LOC139115547 gene encoding tubulin-specific chaperone cofactor E-like protein isoform X1, translated as MNWKLVSSMAYWRINLTADSDPSDDSVFCADDDVDAISAKRDCDSQDSVQESKEISFVKALRDKYCEESLTIVYFNSPRRRASSAELGFLQNVVLDNCEITHAGLPGNGLKMLCPNVVDLDLSKNNIIQWSEVLPIMFQLPFLKFVNLSFNKLKNHQGCLERIQEEFPAVENLVLNGTEVPWKDVTSLTRHMPKLKELHLCTNGYTGVEHNNLDDLLSALSSVQCLRLNNNNITRWEAVSKLGIMPALKTLILSGNPLQNVECQEYVSLGEDEHGHGVECNGINSNGDSGHDVDDRRVEKIAEEVQDFLDFVVTRVVKLNSVSDEEHWEAEQENSENLNTEEFSVAMPVRLNIEGGRETVRCDENRAETSMDDSVDGEICQESDEGAESRSEGGNSVKAFTALTTLCVSDTHLSDWSAFEEFTKFPKLNNLRIKGIKLHQDLTSEERRKLFLASLPHITVLNGSEVSPNEREKAETHFVRYFADKDKPPQRYHDLVKKYGNLKPIYKVDLGHSLKKEADVTFLYQGRPLQKATIKVLESIGKLKLYCSNLVHQPIRKIRIYHMSKSMLEDDGRPIFQELFLESLPMSRFDIVDGDEIHIERVL; from the exons ATGAATTGGAAGTTGGTTAGCAGCATGGCGTACTGGAGAATTAACCTTACCGCAGATTCGGATCCGTCGGACGACTCGGTGTTCTGTGCAGACGATGACGTTGATGCCATTTCCGCAAAGAGAGACTGCGACTCACAAGATTCGGTACAGGAAAGCAAAGAAATCTCCTTCGTGAAAGCGCTGAGGGATAAGTACTGTGAG GAATCATTGACCattgtttatttcaattcaCCTCGAAGACGAGCCTCATCCGCAGAGTTAGGATTCCTACAGAATGTG GTATTGGACAACTGTGAGATCACACATGCAGGTTTGCCCGGTAATGGGTTGAAGATGTTATGTCCCAATGTAGTAGACTTGGATCTGTCCAAAAACAACATTATTCAATGGTCGGAGGTTCTTCCCATCATGTTTCAGCTgccttttttgaaatttgtgaacTTGAGCTTCAATAAACTTAAGAACCATCAA GGATGCCTGGAAAGAATTCAAGAGGAGTTTCCCGCCGTGGAAAATTTGGTACTGAATGGAACTGAAGTGCCATGGAAGGACGTCACCTCTTTGACCAGACATATGCCAAAACTGAAAGAACTACATCTCTGCACAAATG GCTACACAGGAGTTGAACATAATAACCTAGATGATCTGCTGTCAGCGTTGTCTTCAGTACAGTGTCTCAGACTGAAcaataataatatcacaag GTGGGAGGCAGTTAGCAAGTTAGGAATTATGCCAGCCCTGAAAACTCTGATTCTGTCTGGAAATCCCTTGCAAAACGTGGAATGCCAGGAATATGTCAGTCTTGGAGAAGACGaacatggccatggtgttgaATGTAATGGTATTAATAGCAATGGTGACAGTGGTCACGATGTTGACGACCGCAGGGTGGAAAAGATAGCAGAGGAAGTTCAAGATTTCCTGGATTTTGTGGTAACCAGGGTTGTCAAGTTGAACTCGGTGTCGGATGAGGAACATTGGGAGGCCGAGCAGGAGAACTCGGAAAATCTGAACACTGAAGAATTCAGTGTGGCCATGCCAGTGAGGCTGAACATCGAAGGAGGAAGGGAGACAGTCAGATGTGATGAGAACAGAGCGGAGACTTCCATGGATGATAGCGTGGATGGAGAGATCTGTCAGGAATCTGATGAAGGGGCGGAGAGTAGATCAGAAGGTGGGAACTCAGTGAAAGCATTTACAGCATTGACAACACTGTGTGTGAGTGATACACATCTGTCGGATTGGTCTGCGTTTGAGGAATTTACAAAATTTCCCAAGTTGAACAATCTACGCATCAAG GGAATAAAATTACACCAGGACTTAACCTCCGAAGAAAGGAGAAAACTTTTCCTGGCAAG CTTACCTCACATCACAGTACTCAACGGCAGCGAAGTGTCACCCAATGAAAGAGAGAAAGCAGAGACTCACTTTGTCAGATATTTTGCAGACAAGGATAAGCCGCCTCAGAGGTACCACGACCTGGTCAAAAAATATG GTAATTTGAAACCAATTTACAAAGTTGACCTGGGTCATTCCTTGAAGAAGGAAGCTGATGTAACGTTTCTGTATCAGGGAAGACCTTTGCAAAAAGCCACCATTAAAGTCTTGGAGAGTATTGGAAAACTTAAGTTGTATTGCTCCAATCTGGTTCACCAACCTATCAG GAAAATCAGAATCTATCACATGTCCAAATCCATGCTGGAAGATGACGGCCGACCAATTTTCCAGGAGCTGTTCCTGGAATCCCTCCCAATGAGCCGCTTCGATATCGTCGATGGTGATGAGATACACATAGAAAGAGTCCTATGA
- the LOC139115547 gene encoding tubulin-specific chaperone cofactor E-like protein isoform X2, protein MNWKLVSSMAYWRINLTADSDPSDDSVFCADDDVDAISAKRDCDSQDSVQESKEISFVKALRDKYCEESLTIVYFNSPRRRASSAELGFLQNVVLDNCEITHAGLPGNGLKMLCPNVVDLDLSKNNIIQWSEVLPIMFQLPFLKFVNLSFNKLKNHQGCLERIQEEFPAVENLVLNGTEVPWKDVTSLTRHMPKLKELHLCTNGYTGVEHNNLDDLLSALSSVQCLRLNNNNITRWEAVSKLGIMPALKTLILSGNPLQNVECQEYVSLGEDEHGHGVECNGINSNGDSGHDVDDRRVEKIAEEVQDFLDFVVTRVVKLNSVSDEEHWEAEQENSENLNTEEFSVAMPVRLNIEGGRETVRCDENRAETSMDDSVDGEICQESDEGAESRSEGGNSVKAFTALTTLCVSDTHLSDWSAFEEFTKFPKLNNLRIKGIKLHQDLTSEERRKLFLASLPHITVLNGSEVSPNEREKAETHFVRYFADKDKPPQRYHDLVKKYGKSESITCPNPCWKMTADQFSRSCSWNPSQ, encoded by the exons ATGAATTGGAAGTTGGTTAGCAGCATGGCGTACTGGAGAATTAACCTTACCGCAGATTCGGATCCGTCGGACGACTCGGTGTTCTGTGCAGACGATGACGTTGATGCCATTTCCGCAAAGAGAGACTGCGACTCACAAGATTCGGTACAGGAAAGCAAAGAAATCTCCTTCGTGAAAGCGCTGAGGGATAAGTACTGTGAG GAATCATTGACCattgtttatttcaattcaCCTCGAAGACGAGCCTCATCCGCAGAGTTAGGATTCCTACAGAATGTG GTATTGGACAACTGTGAGATCACACATGCAGGTTTGCCCGGTAATGGGTTGAAGATGTTATGTCCCAATGTAGTAGACTTGGATCTGTCCAAAAACAACATTATTCAATGGTCGGAGGTTCTTCCCATCATGTTTCAGCTgccttttttgaaatttgtgaacTTGAGCTTCAATAAACTTAAGAACCATCAA GGATGCCTGGAAAGAATTCAAGAGGAGTTTCCCGCCGTGGAAAATTTGGTACTGAATGGAACTGAAGTGCCATGGAAGGACGTCACCTCTTTGACCAGACATATGCCAAAACTGAAAGAACTACATCTCTGCACAAATG GCTACACAGGAGTTGAACATAATAACCTAGATGATCTGCTGTCAGCGTTGTCTTCAGTACAGTGTCTCAGACTGAAcaataataatatcacaag GTGGGAGGCAGTTAGCAAGTTAGGAATTATGCCAGCCCTGAAAACTCTGATTCTGTCTGGAAATCCCTTGCAAAACGTGGAATGCCAGGAATATGTCAGTCTTGGAGAAGACGaacatggccatggtgttgaATGTAATGGTATTAATAGCAATGGTGACAGTGGTCACGATGTTGACGACCGCAGGGTGGAAAAGATAGCAGAGGAAGTTCAAGATTTCCTGGATTTTGTGGTAACCAGGGTTGTCAAGTTGAACTCGGTGTCGGATGAGGAACATTGGGAGGCCGAGCAGGAGAACTCGGAAAATCTGAACACTGAAGAATTCAGTGTGGCCATGCCAGTGAGGCTGAACATCGAAGGAGGAAGGGAGACAGTCAGATGTGATGAGAACAGAGCGGAGACTTCCATGGATGATAGCGTGGATGGAGAGATCTGTCAGGAATCTGATGAAGGGGCGGAGAGTAGATCAGAAGGTGGGAACTCAGTGAAAGCATTTACAGCATTGACAACACTGTGTGTGAGTGATACACATCTGTCGGATTGGTCTGCGTTTGAGGAATTTACAAAATTTCCCAAGTTGAACAATCTACGCATCAAG GGAATAAAATTACACCAGGACTTAACCTCCGAAGAAAGGAGAAAACTTTTCCTGGCAAG CTTACCTCACATCACAGTACTCAACGGCAGCGAAGTGTCACCCAATGAAAGAGAGAAAGCAGAGACTCACTTTGTCAGATATTTTGCAGACAAGGATAAGCCGCCTCAGAGGTACCACGACCTGGTCAAAAAATATG GAAAATCAGAATCTATCACATGTCCAAATCCATGCTGGAAGATGACGGCCGACCAATTTTCCAGGAGCTGTTCCTGGAATCCCTCCCAATGA